Part of the Syngnathus typhle isolate RoL2023-S1 ecotype Sweden linkage group LG17, RoL_Styp_1.0, whole genome shotgun sequence genome is shown below.
TTAAGATTAAGCAACACGGTCTTTCCCAAGGAAGGACTTTAAACCTCTAATGTACGCTTGATGTTCCTCTGGAGCTTGGAGGCCTCTTGACTCCTACGCTCGTCCGCTTTCCTCTGCTGCATCCTTTGGGCCAGCAGGTGCTTAAATTGCCGTTGCAAGAGGTCccgcccctcctcctcttcctcctcaacgAGCTTGGCCTCTAGACGGACCACCCTGCTCTCCACTCCAGCGTGGGTTAGACGCAGCTTCCTCAGCTCTTGGCGACGGAGCTGCTCGGACCCCAGCGCGGCGTCCACCTTGGCTCGGACCGCTCCTGGAGGCAAATGTTCTCTCAGTAGCGAGACGGCTAGCTTCCTCTTCAAACCCAACAGGAATCGCCATTCAGTTTCCACCTGAGAACAAACACCAAGGTCACGTGTCGTAAGTACAAATACTTTGTTGGtgtagtggattttttttcctttcggaAATTTGTATTTTCTTCAGTCTATGCAGATGAGATGCAACGTAAAAacaacgcaaaaaaaaaaaagactcacaaATCGTACACCAAAGCCTCGCCGCTAGGTGGCGACAAAAACACTAAATACACATTCGGTCCCTTCCAGTAAAAGGAGATTTCAATTTGGGGCGCTAAAGTAACACTAGTCTGGTTAATAACAACCAATAAACCCCTTTTTTGGGTTGTAGTTGTTACTAATTCATTTGACGAAAACACCTCTAGCTACTTTGCTACCGCATTGTGCGCCTCTTGGTTGTTAAGTCTCAGTTCCTCTTCCTTTTGTCGAGCTCTCCCCATCTGTGAAGCCCTCTGCTTCCTCAGCTCCGTCAGGCGCTCCAGGCACTCATGGTACTCCTTCATGTCCGGCTCGGGGTCTTGTTCAGGGGGGGTCGTTCTCCTCAAGTGGATGGCCAGCTGTGCTTGCACCTCCATGTTGCGCCGGCTCACTTTGTGGTTCTCCTCTTCCAGCTTCTGCAAGAGGAGCATGGCGTCACTTTTGATGTCTTCAACATCTCCATTACGATCTTCACGAGTAGGATTTGTTTTGGGTTGAAGAGCAACATTGCCTGTGTCTTTCTGCACctcattttgtaaaaaaatcGCTGATCCAGTAGACATTGATTTTGATCTGAAAGATATCCTTTATAATCGTGTTTGTTTAGTAAGAGGACTCGCGCACTACTCAAGCAATTGCAGTTTAGTTTGGTTTCAATTGCCATGGTAACGGCGTCTCTGCCAGGCTGCAATGACAAAAGACGGCCACGGGTGGGCAGTGTATCCTTAAAAAGAAATTAACACGGCGATTGATCAATCATCATTCAAATCgtgaacaaaaacatttgtgttGTTATTCAAACTTATTTTGACTTATTTATGTTaatctaattttattttatttttctaaaattaACTGCGTACTCATTGGTGCTAAGGTCAGCACTAGGTTGGCGTCACTACGACGACGACGACTACATTCTACCACTACCGATTACTATTATTACTCTTTCTTCTACTAATAATATTTTTGTAATGATTTCATTCTGACTAATAGGCCCAAACATGCTTTATTACTAACCAGGCagtaattaattattttttaatatttattttgtcttcACTTAATTTCGCTGTGTTGCTCTTTAGACGGAATTCTTTCACGTTATACTAAGTTAATTTATGTTGGTAGTTATGTTGGATCTTCTTTACCCAAAAATTTGAACTGAGATCGTAGGCTAGAGAGATTTATCTTCACTGCCATTTGAGCACATAATGTTAATTTATATTTTGTATGTATctgatattttatttgaaaacctGTTGTAGGTCAACGGGAATTTAATTGTACGAACcaaattatgtgtgtgtgtctgtgtgtttcttACATGTTTTGTCCAAGACGAATTAAATGTTAAACAATAAGTAACCAATATTGTCAAATGGCATTTTACAAGGGTATTCTTAATTCATATGTATTTTTACACGGATTCATTCATCAACTTAAAACCTATATGGCAGACATTTAATAGATActtaatttttttcatttgtgttgTTGATGGGCCCTTTTAATGGAtactttatttgtttattttatttggggttttttttctccccagttTATTTTTATGTCATTGATTGGGTGCAGTGGTGAAGCGATGATGATCACTTGAATACTTCCCCCTTAAAAACGAATTAGTTGACATGGTTGTCAGTTGGATTTGTGACTTGTGTTGTACTACTTATATGCTGGTTTTAAATTTGACAGcctctatgaaaaaaaatgctgctatccgtttaaaaaaaaaacccaacagatTCGCTACATATATGTTGAGTTCCCAACGACTCCTCATACAGTTAGTCCGAAAAGCACACGGTGGACTTGTCTAGACGTCCAGACTTCTAACCGCAGCGCTGAAAATGACACCGAATCTGAGATGTAGCTTTAAAAAGACACGGGGGCTCACGTTGGAGCTTGGGGAGCACCGTGATTTCGTGTCCTCCTGAGCCACAATCATTCTCACTactcaaataaaaatatgtagTGCAAGGGAGAAGGATTAAGCTATACTCCTTTATGGACAAAATAATCTTTTATATAGTATTTAGAAGCTGTTTGTGTCAAATTGtgttttattaaatattttcaaatctTAAAAAGTAGTTATTTAACCATTTAAATTACAACATTTAGGAAAAACCATTGTATAGTATTTTTTGTCTTCTTCAAGAAGTGGCAGGACGAAATAGAATTTAGCGCCATGACACCGccaatgagtgtgtgtgtgcgcgctacCTGCAGCGTAAAATCTTTCTGCCACATGACACAGACACTGACCACAAGACCACCCACATGTCAGACCACCATCAGTGAGACAACAACATGATCATTTGAAGACATCCAACGTTACAGTATCAACAAATCACGAAAAGTAACGTGACGTccaaagaaaatgcaaatgagctgaAATAACATTGTGAGATTTTATCTGCAGGTCTCTTGATACTTGAATTCTGCCTTAAgaatttgatttgattattaTGATTAAGTGAACTGCGTTTGGTGTTCAAATCAAACTTTGCACATGTTGGGAAAAGGGTCAAAGGTCACCTTCTGGAGCCTGAAATCGCATTGGTTTCGGTTCAAATCAAACTAGACGGAGTTCAtcgtcaaaacacacacacacacacgccgttGTACTTGTCCACCACCTGGACGTGCCGGGTTAATGTTACTCGCTTCCCCTCCCCTTGAGTCTTTCGCCTTTTGATGACTGCCCCCAGTTCTCCCAATTCAAACAacttcaagtaaaaaaaaaaaaaaaaaaaaacgtgccccTCGACTGCACCGCAGAGAAGGACAACAAAGCCAGGCCACCAATAATAAATTAACAAacttcttttgatggaaattgaTTTAATATCATCCATTTATTAAAGCACATATAGTCAATGATATAGAGTAAATGTTTTTAACGGAAAAATCTTGCATAGTGCGAAGGTGAAAAATTTCGGGTGTTTCCACAAGCTGACGAAAAAAACCACGGGTTGAATGTTGTGCCGAGGTCTGTCTGCTCTCCATTAGTCCTAATCTGAGCGGGATTGTGTtgccgtggcggcggcggcatgatGGCTGCGGATGGCGAGGATTGACCCTCGGACGTCCAGGTTAACAGAAGCCGGGTCCAAAtaagctccaaaaaaaaaaaaaaaagataaaggggggggaaaaaaaatctgtttgacCTTGATGCtctaatgaaatgttttttttaaaccacattTTAAAACTTCTAGCCCCCAGAACAAATGACCTCATCGTCTGTGCACATTTTGTACAGCCAAACTCATTCCTCTTTTTAAAATTCATTGTTTTGAAATTATCCTTTTatacatccattttatttttgcattgctACAGCCAAACTCAATCCACTCTCCTCTTTTTAAAATTCATTGTTTTGAAATTGTCCTTTTATACATCAAATTTCCTTTCAAGAGTCAtcaatcattattcaaaattgcTCGTTTATTTTCGGAAGAATTTCTACACTCGGTGCCTGCTTTGCATTTTTGCtgtgcatataaaaaaaaaaaaatcttgtcccatagaaatgttttataaaaacaaatgcactttctgaaatgtaaacaaattTACAATTAATCCAGCTCAGTTTAAATCGAATTGAAAATGAATACATTATAATATTAATTATCCTTTAAGCATCTCCAGTTGGCTTCTCTTTTCTTAACTggaacacaagttttttttttttttatctttcatgTTGTCTTACATCTGATTTGTATTTATGTCTTTTGTATTAGTATAATATATATTAGTATAATATTCAATAAATATTGATGGTGAACTTCTCCCGATTTCCTACACGACCATACAACGCGGCTTCATATATGAACGTCCGGTAGTTTTTGTGCGTGGGGAGACGTGTGAACAACATGGCCGCGCACGGTCCGCGCCAGCCAGGCTTAAGTTGTCTGTTAGTGTCTGTGTAAGTGTGTGCCTTCGGGGACTTTGGGGGGGATCAAACGCTCATGTCGTCAGGCGCTGCCGAGAGGAGACGGCCGCTGACAGGTGCTTCCTGCCGACCCAGTGTGGcaggtgcgcacacacacacgcacacacacacacacacacactgaagggCAGATAGTTTGCCTCTCAGACATGCTTGTGCGCACACTGACCCATATGCACTTTGTTGCTTCCTGCCAATGACCAGGCAGCCAATCGGCAGCCGCCTTTTCCAAAACATGGCCGCTGTGCAAAAAGGAGCTCTCCCATCTGTCTttttgtaacacacacacacacacacacacatgcgcgaaTGCACACACTCACTGGCCGATGATGTTTTGACTCCCAAATGGGAGCAGTCGCCATGACGGCAGGTTAGATGCCCAAATATGGACGTGATTGGTTTAGAAATTTAAATATACCACAAAACAAAGAGGACAATGAGGCACTCTAAAGTAACCACGCCCAAATAATGAAATCACTCTTCCCTGCTCTTTCAGTGAGTTGCATGGACTCGTGGCCAACAATGTGGCGCTCCATCCATTATCACTCGCctctttttgtatttattattataacaataaaTATGAAGCAAAGAGATCAAATTAACTTTATGACAAGAGCATGAAAGTGGTGGTAAAGCAAagagcgttaaaaaaaaaaaagctgttcatGAGTGACTGTGTTGTGGCGACAAGGTGGAGACCTCGCCGGATGAGCTTCCGTTGTCTGTGTCGGCAAGCAGGTGAGGGGGGATGTATCCCGTCTGCGG
Proteins encoded:
- the ccdc96 gene encoding coiled-coil domain-containing protein 96, whose translation is MLLLQKLEEENHKVSRRNMEVQAQLAIHLRRTTPPEQDPEPDMKEYHECLERLTELRKQRASQMGRARQKEEELRLNNQEAHNAVAKKYKFPKGKKIHYTNKVFVLTTRDLGVCSQVETEWRFLLGLKRKLAVSLLREHLPPGAVRAKVDAALGSEQLRRQELRKLRLTHAGVESRVVRLEAKLVEEEEEEGRDLLQRQFKHLLAQRMQQRKADERRSQEASKLQRNIKRTLELLCNIKEKLHWSQTEVQTKREQLAQLEVELTSKRDLLYRTKRAASGLQRENVELKQTRGLLGNTLLLWDFGVTMGDAQRLEDKLEKLKRRREEIASA